The following proteins are encoded in a genomic region of Bacillus sp. FJAT-22090:
- a CDS encoding CAP domain-containing protein yields MNKKNSIIVGLLAGSLFLSTNTAEASTTTGNSNTTSEAKAVVNYQLKSPYKLINQYNWRAYDNFKYVANAKLVANQIVAKYFVNMEEEKAAEKPVVKEKEPVVEKPVVEKPVVTEKQPVEKPVVTEKQPVEKPNVPVKKPVAQAPTNTVKEPVVQKPATENKEEVKVSSEIQQVVDLTNQERAKQGLKALQIDTKLTQSAQAKSQDMKDKNYFSHTSPTYGSPFDQMKSFGVTYKAAGENIAMGQRSAKEVVDGWMNSPGHRENIMNPSYTHIGVGLSDSGYYWTQQFIGK; encoded by the coding sequence ATGAATAAAAAAAATTCAATCATAGTTGGATTACTTGCAGGAAGCTTGTTTTTATCAACAAATACAGCTGAAGCATCAACAACAACTGGAAATTCAAACACCACTTCCGAGGCAAAAGCAGTTGTTAATTATCAATTGAAGTCTCCATATAAATTAATAAATCAATATAATTGGAGAGCATACGATAACTTTAAATATGTAGCTAATGCTAAATTAGTTGCAAATCAAATTGTTGCTAAATACTTTGTCAATATGGAAGAAGAAAAAGCAGCTGAAAAACCAGTTGTGAAAGAAAAAGAACCAGTAGTAGAAAAACCGGTAGTAGAAAAACCAGTTGTAACAGAGAAACAGCCAGTAGAAAAACCTGTTGTAACAGAGAAGCAACCAGTAGAAAAACCAAATGTTCCTGTTAAAAAACCAGTTGCACAAGCACCAACAAATACAGTAAAAGAACCAGTAGTTCAAAAACCAGCTACAGAAAATAAAGAAGAAGTGAAAGTATCTTCTGAAATTCAACAAGTTGTAGATTTAACTAACCAAGAACGTGCTAAACAAGGTTTAAAAGCATTACAAATCGATACGAAATTAACACAATCAGCTCAAGCAAAATCACAAGACATGAAAGACAAAAACTATTTTTCTCATACTAGTCCAACATACGGTTCACCATTTGATCAAATGAAATCTTTTGGTGTAACATACAAAGCGGCTGGAGAAAATATTGCGATGGGTCAACGTAGTGCAAAAGAAGTAGTTGACGGATGGATGAATTCACCTGGCCACAGAGAAAATATTATGAATCCTTCTTATACACATATTGGAGTTGGATTATCAGATAGTGGATATTATTGGACTCAACAATTTATAGGTAAGTAA
- a CDS encoding CobW family GTP-binding protein encodes MKDVYLLSGFLGSGKTSLLSHLIAQFKEEGIKPAVIMNELGKLNFDSQAVDEDIPLKEMLEGCICCTGSEKMEAQLQMLLEGEEFDVLIIETTGAAHPVEAMDAVFSPLFANKLNMKGIITVADCKRWIDRDHLTPQTRMLFLEQIRHAHLIVANKIDLLSDSEVATVTMQLQSLNSSAPIIQTSNSKLPLSLIKRLEATHHEKDINETALGKQLFLSTRLYTFQEAVEQEEFETWVRSLPDTVYRMKGYVPLKGHKYPFLFQYAYGMVQWIPEYMKMDPQIVIIGDKIDKLEMMGSVSI; translated from the coding sequence ATGAAAGATGTTTATCTATTAAGTGGCTTTTTAGGAAGCGGAAAAACCTCCTTATTATCACATTTAATTGCTCAATTTAAAGAAGAGGGTATTAAACCTGCAGTCATTATGAACGAGTTAGGGAAACTTAATTTCGATAGCCAAGCTGTAGATGAAGATATACCTTTAAAAGAAATGTTGGAAGGATGCATATGCTGTACAGGATCTGAAAAGATGGAAGCACAGCTTCAAATGCTTTTAGAAGGAGAGGAATTTGATGTCTTAATAATAGAGACAACAGGTGCTGCTCATCCCGTTGAAGCGATGGATGCAGTTTTTTCACCACTATTTGCAAATAAATTAAATATGAAAGGGATTATAACAGTTGCGGATTGTAAGAGATGGATAGATCGTGATCACTTGACGCCTCAAACAAGAATGTTGTTTTTAGAACAAATACGACACGCCCATCTAATAGTAGCAAACAAAATTGATTTACTCAGTGATTCGGAAGTAGCAACTGTCACTATGCAATTACAGTCTTTAAATAGTTCTGCTCCGATTATACAAACATCCAATAGTAAACTTCCATTATCATTGATAAAAAGGCTAGAAGCTACTCACCATGAGAAAGACATTAACGAAACAGCTCTAGGTAAACAACTATTTCTGTCTACCCGTCTATATACTTTTCAAGAGGCAGTTGAACAAGAAGAGTTTGAGACTTGGGTAAGAAGTCTCCCTGATACGGTATATCGGATGAAAGGCTATGTACCATTAAAAGGTCATAAATATCCCTTTCTATTTCAATATGCATATGGAATGGTTCAATGGATACCTGAGTACATGAAGATGGATCCTCAGATCGTTATTATCGGAGATAAAATTGATAAACTCGAGATGATGGGAAGTGTTTCAATATGA
- a CDS encoding MATE family efflux transporter produces the protein MQETKTLSDKMIQMIKIVLPILITQLALYLLTFFDVLMTGKFSIDHLAGVSIGSSLWVPVYTGLTGILLGITPIVAQLIGAKKKEEVRIFVQQGFYIALLLAIIIFVAVLLLIDPVLQRISLEDSVREVAKKYLYMMSIGLVPLFLYSVIRSFIDALGKTRVSMVITLLSAPINIALNYVFIYGKLGMPALGGVGAGLASALTYWLIFLISIVIVYRNKPFAELHIFNGWRAPSLQKIGSITKIGFPIGISIFAETTIFSAVTLFMSAYSTEVISAHQIAMNFTSLLYMIPLSIAMGATILVGHEVGANRFKDAKTYSWLSVVTAVLFSFISASILLLFKEQIASIYTNDQAVITLTIQFFFFAALFQLSDAIQAPVQGALRGYKDVTITFIMSIVSYWIIGLPTGYILANYTSFERFGYWIGLIVGLTLGAITLCSRLIYLQKRITKNDA, from the coding sequence ATGCAAGAAACGAAAACATTATCTGATAAAATGATTCAAATGATTAAAATAGTCTTACCTATTTTAATCACACAATTAGCACTATATTTATTGACATTTTTTGATGTATTAATGACCGGAAAATTTAGTATTGATCATTTAGCAGGTGTTTCGATAGGTTCATCTCTTTGGGTGCCTGTATATACTGGTCTTACCGGTATATTATTAGGCATTACGCCAATTGTAGCACAATTAATAGGAGCAAAAAAGAAGGAAGAAGTCCGTATTTTTGTTCAGCAAGGATTTTATATAGCTCTCTTGTTAGCAATCATCATTTTTGTTGCTGTCCTATTATTAATTGATCCTGTTCTTCAGCGTATATCCCTCGAGGATAGTGTACGCGAAGTAGCAAAGAAATATTTATATATGATGAGTATTGGTCTTGTTCCCCTATTCCTTTATAGTGTAATTCGCTCTTTTATTGATGCTTTAGGAAAAACACGTGTATCAATGGTTATTACTCTTTTGTCTGCTCCCATCAACATTGCATTAAATTATGTATTTATTTACGGGAAGTTAGGCATGCCTGCTTTAGGAGGCGTAGGAGCTGGATTAGCATCGGCACTTACTTATTGGTTAATATTCCTTATTTCAATAGTGATCGTGTATCGTAATAAACCATTTGCTGAATTACATATTTTCAATGGTTGGAGAGCGCCTTCCTTACAAAAAATAGGATCGATTACTAAGATTGGTTTTCCAATTGGGATTTCCATTTTTGCAGAAACAACCATTTTTTCTGCTGTCACATTATTTATGAGTGCTTATTCAACAGAAGTGATATCAGCTCATCAGATTGCTATGAACTTTACTTCCCTACTTTATATGATTCCATTAAGTATTGCGATGGGAGCTACAATACTTGTTGGGCATGAAGTAGGTGCAAATAGATTTAAAGATGCAAAAACTTATAGCTGGCTTAGCGTAGTTACAGCCGTCCTATTCAGCTTTATATCCGCATCAATACTTCTCTTGTTTAAAGAGCAAATAGCATCTATTTATACAAATGATCAAGCTGTAATCACATTAACTATTCAATTTTTCTTTTTTGCTGCGTTATTTCAATTATCAGATGCAATCCAAGCACCTGTTCAAGGAGCACTTAGAGGATACAAGGATGTAACAATCACATTCATTATGTCAATTGTTTCTTATTGGATAATAGGATTGCCTACTGGATACATACTAGCAAACTATACTTCTTTTGAACGCTTTGGATATTGGATAGGCTTAATCGTAGGGTTAACATTAGGGGCTATCACGCTCTGTTCAAGACTTATCTATTTACAAAAAAGAATAACAAAAAACGACGCTTAA
- a CDS encoding CAP domain-containing protein, which translates to MNKNYSLIVGLLAGSLLFTTQSVEASMSTGNSNSNTTSEANISVKQKGNEPFSYINKNSQPIESTKQNPVTPNQEASTQKSGTTANDIGQVSSTVQQVVDLTNQERAKEGLKALQIDVKLTQSAQEKSQDMKNKNYFSHTSPTYGSPFDQMKALGITYNSAGENIAMGQPSAEEVVDAWMKSPGHRENIMNPSFTHIGVGLSDSGFYWTQQFIGK; encoded by the coding sequence ATGAATAAAAATTATTCGTTAATAGTTGGATTACTTGCAGGAAGTCTGTTATTTACAACTCAATCTGTTGAAGCTTCTATGTCCACGGGAAATTCAAATTCAAATACTACTTCAGAAGCTAATATTTCTGTAAAACAAAAAGGGAATGAACCTTTTTCATATATAAATAAAAATAGCCAGCCAATCGAAAGTACGAAACAAAATCCTGTAACACCAAATCAGGAAGCTAGTACTCAAAAGTCTGGAACAACTGCAAATGATATTGGACAAGTATCTTCAACAGTTCAACAAGTTGTGGATTTAACTAACCAAGAACGTGCTAAAGAAGGATTAAAAGCGTTACAAATTGATGTAAAGCTTACCCAATCAGCACAGGAAAAATCACAGGATATGAAAAATAAAAACTATTTTTCTCATACTAGTCCAACGTACGGTTCACCATTCGATCAAATGAAAGCTTTAGGAATCACTTATAATTCTGCAGGTGAAAACATTGCTATGGGTCAACCAAGTGCTGAAGAGGTAGTGGATGCATGGATGAAATCTCCAGGCCATAGAGAAAATATAATGAATCCATCCTTTACACATATAGGCGTTGGATTATCAGATAGTGGTTTCTATTGGACACAACAATTTATAGGAAAATAA